Proteins encoded in a region of the Maniola jurtina chromosome 12, ilManJurt1.1, whole genome shotgun sequence genome:
- the LOC123870484 gene encoding uncharacterized protein LOC123870484, with protein sequence MMTDPLNALDTKMWKIIPDDTTEPAELRELKLELANNTCKCKLCAIHNNSLLDIGFGCYDKEVQVKNSKSFKDRFPQTLFGTKSLTNDLTFRKDTFCPDCHIAMVMNLLSSKEARVLKDEESETKSEMFSCDKSTERAVVFAEKTTSTKEELKGHSELSLCDMMSEYSTDMSTYFTRNRKRNNEKVTFEEIPIQKPKVPVISRNCLCLENFVNSIRPPLAYGVMRFK encoded by the exons ATGATGACCGACCCATTG AATGCTCTTGACACCAAGATGTGGAAAATAATACCTGATGATACCACTGAGCCGGCCGAACTGCGAGAATTGAAACTGGAACTAGCCAATAACACATGCAAATGTAAATTATGTGctattcataataattcatTGCTGGATATTGGTTTCGGGTGCTACGACAAGGAAGTTCAGGTGAAAAACAGCAAAAGTTTTAAAGACCGATTCCCTCAGACTCTGTTTGGTACTAAATCTCTTACAAATGATCTTACTTTTCGCAAAGATACCTTCTGTCCCGATTGCCACATCGCCATGGTTATGAATTTATTATCAAGCAAAGAAGCAAGAGTATTGAAAGATGAAGAGTCTGAAACCAAATCGGAAATGTTTAGTTGTGATAAATCAACCGAAAGAGCCGTTGTATTTGCTGAAAAAACTACGTCTACAAAAGAGGAACTGAAAGGTCATTCCGAATTATCCCTATGCGACATGATGAGTGAATATTCTACGGATATGTCAACTTACTTTACTCGAAATCGAAAACGAAACAATGAAAAGGTGACTTTTGAAGAAATTCCTATACAAAAACCGAAAGTCCCGGTAATATCGCGGAACTGCCTTTGCTTGGAGAACTTTGTTAATTCTATTAGGCCGCCATTGGCTTATGGCGTCATGCGTTTTAAGTAG
- the LOC123870530 gene encoding asparagine synthetase [glutamine-hydrolyzing] — MCGIWATFGVEGGLTATCLKCFTAINHRGPDAWRIEQDAREPLAILGFQRLAIVDGLHGMQPMRLHRYPRITLICNGEIYNFNRLREQYHYPYETNCDVEAIIHNYENFGIADAVKRLDGVFAFCLVDGEKRKVYIARDPYGVRPLFKLQDDEKGIMAICSEAKGLIGIKQKAGEKSTLGQFPPGHFEEWDILEDGKVKHNHTEQYFKPGMPPRFIPFVSENELSKFNVYEKTAHLLEAACKKRLMSDRRIGCLLSGGLDSSLITALVVKLAKVHKLPYKIQTFAIGMGDSPDLIAARTVADYLGTEHHEVKFDENDVREALDNVIYHLESFDITTIRASLPMYLLSKYIKENTDTTVVFSGEGADELAQGYIYFRDAPNETAAHEESIRLLSDIYLYDGLRADRTTSAFSLELRVPFLDIQFTSHYLSIEPTFRQPQNGVEKHLLRKSFAKSGLLPDSILYRHKEAFSDGVASVKKSLFTIIEEVIKERLPENNLRFPGLQPSTAESKYYRYVFEKSFPGQYNFTPYYWMPKWVQVSDPSARFIKHYAAS, encoded by the coding sequence ATGTGCGGAATTTGGGCAACGTTTGGAGTTGAAGGCGGCTTGACCGCGACGTGTCTCAAATGTTTTACCGCGATCAACCATCGAGGACCAGACGCATGGCGCATTGAACAAGACGCGAGGGAGCCTCTCGCCATACTGGGCTTCCAGAGGCTGGCCATCGTGGACGGGCTACACGGCATGCAACCCATGCGGCTACATCGCTATCCTCGCATCACTCTCATCTGCAACGGCGAAATCTACAACTTTAATAGATTACGCGAACAATACCACTATCCATATGAAACTAACTGCGATGTAGAAGCCATCATTCACAACTATGAGAATTTTGGAATCGCCGACGCTGTAAAACGACTCGATGGAGTTTTTGCTTTTTGTCTAGTTGACGGCGAGAAGAGAAAAGTTTATATCGCAAGAGATCCATACGGTGTAAGACCTCTGTTTAAACTACAAGATGACGAAAAAGGAATCATGGCAATCTGTTCGGAAGCTAAAGGTCTTATTGGAATTAAACAGAAAGCGGGCGAAAAATCTACTTTGGGACAGTTCCCACCTGGCCATTTCGAGGAATGGGACATTTTAGAAGATGGAAAAGTAAAACATAATCATACGGAGCAATATTTCAAACCAGGGATGCCGCCGCGATTCATCCCATTTGTGTCAGAAAATGAACTTTCCAAATTCAATGTGTACGAGAAAACTGCCCATCTATTGGAGGCAGCTTGCAAAAAGAGACTAATGTCGGATAGACGTATTGGCTGCCTTCTTAGTGGAGGACTAGACTCTTCACTTATTACCGCTTTAGTTGTGAAGCTAGCTAAGGTACATAAATTGCCATATAAAATACAAACGTTTGCAATCGGAATGGGAGATTCGCCTGATCTGATTGCCGCTCGCACGGTCGCCGACTACCTCGGGACAGAACACCATGAAGTCAAATTTGACGAAAATGATGTTAGAGAAGCGTTAGACAACGTAATTTATCATTTAGAATCGTTTGACATTACAACAATACGTGCGAGTTTGCCGATGTATCTTCTCTCGAAATATATAAAGGAGAACACCGATACCACTGTTGTGTTCAGTGGGGAGGGTGCCGATGAGTTAGCGCAAGGCTATATTTATTTCCGAGATGCTCCAAACGAAACAGCTGCACACGAGGAAAGCATAAGATTGCTTTCAGATATTTACTTGTACGATGGATTAAGAGCAGATCGAACGACTAGTGCGTTTAGTTTAGAACTTAGAGTACCATTTTTAGACATTCAATTTACAAGCCACTATCTAAGTATAGAACCTACCTTCCGCCAACCTCAGAACGGAGTCGAAAAGCATTTGCTGCGGAAAAGTTTCGCCAAAAGTGGTCTATTGCCAGATTCGATTTTATACAGACATAAAGAGGCATTCAGCGATGGTGTAGCTTCagtaaaaaaatcattatttacaataatagaaGAAGTGATTAAAGAAAGGTTGCCTGAAAACAACTTACGTTTCCCTGGACTGCAACCGAGTACTGCCGAGTCTAAATATTACCGGTACGTGTTTGAGAAATCCTTCCCTGGCCAGTATAACTTCACTCCATACTACTGGATGCCAAAATGGGTGCAAGTCTCCGACCCCTCAGCCAGATTTATCAAACATTACGCTGCttcataa